The sequence below is a genomic window from Sulfitobacter sp. DSM 110093.
ATGAATACGAGCGGATCCGCGTCTCTGGGCAGACATGCCGGGCTTATCTCAAGCCAGCTTATACAGCATCGACAACGCTTACTTGAGCCGAATAAAGAAAAGGTCTTGCGGCCTTTTTCGTTCAAAGAGGCTTGCCATTACATCGGCGTAAACGAAAACTCGTTGCGCCATACCCTACGCACCAACCCAGATCTGCCTCAAGGATCGTTGCTTCGGGGCACGCGTCGTCATTTCGAAGCATCCGAAATCAATGCGATCAGAGATTTCTTGATCGAGAATGATCGGCTCGAAAGTAAAAATATTACGCGCAGGCAGAATGGTGAGCGCTCTCAGGTAGTTAGCATCGTTAATCTGAAAGGCGGGGCGGGCAAGACGTCCACAGCCGCAAGCGTTGCATGTGCATTGGCGTTGCGTGGCTATAGGGTCGCGGTCATTGATCTCGACGCTCAAGCCAGCACGACTCAATTTTGCGGTATCATCCCAGAGCGCGAGCCGGATATGCTCACGCTCTATGACGCGATCCGCTACCCGGATGCTTCTGATCCTGAAGAAACTCAACGCGTTGATATCCGCGAAGTGATCCGGCAAACGCATATTCCCAATCTCAGCCTTATTCCCTCCAATATGCATATCATGGAGTTCGAGCATGAGACTGCGGTGA
It includes:
- the repA gene encoding plasmid partitioning protein RepA; its protein translation is MNTSGSASLGRHAGLISSQLIQHRQRLLEPNKEKVLRPFSFKEACHYIGVNENSLRHTLRTNPDLPQGSLLRGTRRHFEASEINAIRDFLIENDRLESKNITRRQNGERSQVVSIVNLKGGAGKTSTAASVACALALRGYRVAVIDLDAQASTTQFCGIIPEREPDMLTLYDAIRYPDASDPEETQRVDIREVIRQTHIPNLSLIPSNMHIMEFEHETAVNDQKKFPFFVRVEEALEPIRDDFDVFLVDCPPQMSFAVISSLFASSGLLVPVTASFIDVMSLGTFLGMAGEMMSVLEGRQGARPYDWIKYLITRYNPTDQPQIQVASYLRSILEDAVMASEFYLSAAIADAANSAETIAEVDPSSFNRQTYQRAWESVTRVVTEFEGLIHQSWGRDTNGA